Genomic DNA from Macadamia integrifolia cultivar HAES 741 chromosome 6, SCU_Mint_v3, whole genome shotgun sequence:
AGCATACCTGAATGATGAAGCAACGAGTATATGTGCTTGGATCATCACAAATGAACCACTCACATGGGGAGGAATGGAGTGATTGAAGTTCCCTTGCTGCCTCTTGCTTTGCCTCTTCCTCTGCAGCTACCACAGCTGTCATTGTCGATGTCACCATGTAAGCTGCCACTTCATAATTGTAAATAGGTGTGAAGAACCCCCCATCTAGTATGTCGTCTCTTTCACCACATGGCTCCATCTTGACATCCTCAGGGCAAGATTCTAAGCCCAAGGAGAGGAGGCCTTTTGAATGAGAATGGATGTATGATGCAGCTGATGCGGCTACCTCATAGGTTATTGATGAACTGATTGATTGCTTATGTTTAAACTCTGTGCCTTTCTTTGAACTGGGATCAGAATTTGAGGCAGAGTCTGTCTCCATGCGAGCATGATCATGGTCTAGTTTCACTTTGTTGCTAGCCACATTTGCTTTCTTCTCCAATGAAGATGTTACATAATGTAGATTGTAAGACTTCCTTAAATCCTCTGCCTAGCATGTTTTTGATATTACAGAATGTTATCatccctttattttttgtttcattgCAAAATTTCTACAACAATACAATATTgccaaaaaagtaaataaatttgAGAGTGCAAATATATAACCTGGAAAGGACGATGTACAATGCAGGAAATTACGAGTTATATTTTCATCCCAAATGCTACTACCTAGttatttttagtatttttccaAGTTGTAatgaaattttatgttttattttgaaacaatatttttttccctcttctatggagggagaaaaaaaaatccaaaatacaaaaatttcagactataattaattatataaaaaagggCAAGTATTTTCTATCCGCGAGAGGCCCTTATGCCTACAAACAGAGGTGCACACCAAGGCAAGGGCACGGTAATCATTGTATGCCTAGGTGTCTATGACACAAAGGCCTCTCACAGACAAAAAATTTATCCCTATAAAGaatttaaatttatatttttaaaattaagtCATTCAATTGGATTAAACCCATGTAATAGGTACGTTTCCATGATGGTCCATCGAAaacaccccctccccctttttttttttttttttctgggtgaaGTCTATGGTATTATCATACtcttaaggattttttttttttttttggtaatgtctTAAAGGAGTTTTTAATGCTTTATAAGCATATagattttactaaaaaaaatgtaaaattaagCATAGAGATTTCAACAAGGGTTAGGAAGGgcttaaagaagaaagaataatttttttttggtaagtatagggaaaaaaatcgtctgtaattctgatctcgtacaatttcgtaaAATATCACATTCAggaggtgacacgtgtattgataccaatgtaatggtcaagatctgatttaaatgcctcttcactggtttaatattttattagttgtactatATCTGGactattgtattggtatcaatacacgtgtcaccgcctgaaggtgatattgcatggaattgtacgagatcggaattacagacgatttcataAGTATAGtgtatagaaaataaaaagttaCCATCTTGATTATACCACGTGGAAAGTAGTGATGGATGCCAGCAAATTTGTTGCCAAAAAAGAAGTACCTTGATATCTTCAATCCCGTATGCCAAGTTGGACAAGAAAGCCAGCTGGGAAAATTGCTTAGTATCAGACCAGGAGACTCGAACCAAGAGCCGCGAGAACGATTCTTGATCGAAGCTCCTCCTCTGTTCTTCCTCGCCGTCCGAACTGTAATCAACCTCGCAACCACCTTTGTCTCCGTttccatctccttctccttcttcttcatccatttGCTCTTTCGGTTGCCTGTTCCTCCAACGACCTCGGAGCTCCAAAAGCCTCTCCACCCAGTTcgctttcttctccttctccatttCACTTTCACGCTCTCCCAATTCAATACCCACCTCTGGACTCCCCACCGAAGTCATTTCCTCGCCCATTGCATCAGAAAGAAGCGGCCGGGACGAGTTTGAACCCAAGAGATGGGTTGGGAAGATCCCCATAGAACGGCTTTTCCTTAATTTAGGCTCAACAGAGGCAGCCCGAATCCGGTTCACCGAGCGCAAGCGGAGATGAGACTCGGACATCGTTCTCCCAATGCCTGATCGTCCACGCAGACCCACCCCGTTTTGTTCTTTCAGAATGTCCTTTGTCGAGGTGGCAATGGAAGAGCCGTAAATACTCATTGAGCTACACGCCATGGTTGTTCTATCCCCTCTGTTGCTTAATCTCTGCCAAGTGCTTCAATGCTCTGCTTCGCTTCCACCATATGTGAGTGACACGATTGAGGACCTGAAACGCAAGTCGTTAGTGAGTAAATGGccggcttctctctctctcctgtagGAAAATAAAGAGTATGACTAGCGGAGTTATCGAAATTGGGGCGGAGTTATCGAAACAAAAACCCAATATAGCGGAACGGCGGAAGGCTACATTTACTGACTTAAACAACTTTTTAATTAAGTATTCTACCAATAAAAGCATAAAGTATAAATGGTCTTCTTCCCTGATATGCCCATCGTTTTCCATGAAACAATGGGGTTGCTAATCATTAGATTTAAGCACGACATAACCCTTGTTTAGACATGTAATTGAAGCAATATACTACCGAATTTTGGGACCCACCcagttgattttttctttttcttttttccttctgaaAAACCCTCCAGGGGATCCGGCATGTATCCTCAGCCATTGGATCTCATCACCTCTCACTGCTTCATTGTAGAGGATTTTTATGTCTCATTTGAGTGGAGTATTTCTTCATGTTGTGATCACCTGTTTCACTTCCACCTGTTGTCATTTATAAGGCGAGAAAAGGTATTTACAGAAGCAAAATAGACGTGTGTTGGTGCCAGGTAGGTACGTGTAAGTGATGTAAATGCAACAGAATTAAACTCCATCGGTACCTCCGGACAAAATTTGGCTAAAATAGCATTTAgaatgattttttaaaataccaaatCCTAAGAGGATATTTGTGAAAAAGGAGAACATGAATTATTACATTTCATTGGCCACCAGCATCGGTTACAGCTACTTGTTTGCAAGCCGAGCAACAACCAAATTTTTTTGATCCACCCAATATCCCATGACATCTTCCTAATGAAGCTTAAAGGATCTGACCATGCAAGAGCTCATTGAATGAGTAACTACTAGTTGGAttatggtttgaggaatcggatcgaATCGAATTGAAATCAGCCTTAATCGATCCTAATACTTGGCTGATATCATATCGATGGATAGATAAgaatgaagggtaaaatagttcaAAAACGATTTTTCAATTGAAAGTAGAGGTATTTCGGTATGATTCTgattgatttggattgacattGAATCAGTATTGACATtgaccaatccatacccaataccAAACTCTCAAACCTTGGTCTGAATGCAAGGGTGTCAATCTAAGACCGGAACAAACCAAATCCAATATTAAGGCGTTTTGGGAAGCTGATTTTGGAGTGATTATTAAATGGGATGAGATGGTTCTGGGAGGGTCCGTTCCAAAGACTAAAGGCCAATAAGAAATTGACTAAAATCCGAACCGTTGGAGTGTAGGACGTATTTAAGACATATATTCAATTTTAATTCATACTCAATAGTCATAACTTACATGAATTATGTCATAATTACCTACAAAAAATAAGGATTGATGTTTAATTATTtgtacatatattttttatgaataaatatttgtgaatattttttatgaataaaaatttGTGAATATTATTTACATGCTTTGAAAGTTATTTGTATActttctatcaaaaaagaaaaaattatttgtataCTTAAGAATTTCgaaaatatttaatatataGGACGTTTTGAGATTGATGCACTGGAATTGAACCGGGCCCAATTAAGAACCGTCTCGATTGACATCCTATTTGGATCTTTGAGTAGAGGAGACAATCAGACAAGCAGGTGGACAATAGACTAGTTGAGCTTGAGCTAGCTAGTTTTTGAATGAATAAGAGGGTATTTAGGTAATTTAAATGGCATGTTTAAGACATGCTATTGTCGCTTACCTGGAAACGATCAAAGGAGGGGAATTAGCTGTTGTTTTTCTGTTCTGTGGATCGTTTCAAACAAGAATGTCCGCACCATGACTTCATGACCCGACAcgaattggaaaaaaatataggtATGATCGATCTCCACGATCTTTGATCCTGTAAttcttctattaaaaaaaaaaaattctatattaTTGAATTAAGTATTCAAATTTCACAAAAACTGGTACGGAGTCCTCCTTTGGGATTGAATTCAAATCGCTGACTCAGTCCCTCTGGATTGAAATTCAAAGataattaatttttgttttttcaagttTTTGGTGGGAAGTAGGAATAAACAAACTCAAAACTCAACTAACTCTCCCCCACTCCTTTCTCTCCCTCATCCATCTGTACAGTGTCCACCTTAGAATTATTGTTTAATAGAAATGGAAAGAAGGTGAACGATCCTACTGCAGTGGTTGGGGCCCACACTCCACAGGGCCACAGATGAATGTTTCAGTTGCATGTGCACCATGTGGTTAGTTTCAATCTTTCATAAATGATTCGGTGCTGTGCCTAGAAATGGAGGATAGTAGGAAGTTGGAAGTAGGAACCCCAATCTCTTCGATtcgaaaacaaagaaaacatgtTCCACTACATTACAGGTTACACTGCAACAAGtgttctttctgtttttttttttttttttccagcttgGATTGTGGCTTCATGATCTTTATGTTTAAAAAGTTCATTACAGATTACTCTGCAACAAGTGTTCTATTAGTTCATGATCATTATGTGAGAAAACAGAAATAGACATCGATCGATGGAGTAATCTCTCTAAAAtggagaaaattaaagaagttGTAGTATATTACAGATCACACTGCACAAGTGTTCGTTGATTTAACAGGTTTGATTATGGCTTTCAGATCATGAGAAAGTATATTTCAATTCAATCTCTTACATAAACGAGTAGAGCTAGGGGATCTAACCTGACGAAACTGGATTCGGGGCAGGAACGCGTTTCATTGATCAAATTCAGCAAGAGCAAGGCTCGATGTTGGAAATGCTGATCTGCAGGAACCTCCGAAATAGgaaggaggagatgaagctGAGAATGGCTACTCCTCTGCGACGAAATCCTCCAACAATGACCACATTTTGCATCAACAGTGGCTGAGATCTCGACTGAGAAACGCGATTTCTCTTTTGTTTCAATTAATTTCGACAAGATTCCGATATATCAGAGGCTGTAAGACGAAGAACACGGAAGGGAGACGGGACACcactctctcattctctctttcgGAGGTAAATAAGGTTTCTACTTTCTTCCGCTTTCTAATGCTAACCAACTTATATATGAGACGGGGAAGGAATCGCGAAAGAGAATCTAAGCACGTGGACATTTCAATAGCCAGCGATGCAACCTGAAGGGAGCTCCTGAGTATGGCTCTGATGGACCAAAATGCCCCTGCTATTTATGTCTAATGACACGTAATCCCAAATATTCCATGCAATtaaaggttttttgttttttcttccacTAGAAATATTTGGTTAAAGGTTAAAGGTTAAAGATTAAAGGTTAAAGGTTAAAAGGTTAAAGATAAAAAGTTAACAAAACTAACTTTTCCTGATATTGATAGCTGGTTGATCAaggtaaattaaaaaatatatatatatatatatatatatataatattgtcTAATACTGTGCACAAGATCCATGGATGGGATATAATTTTTCGAACAAATGGCATAGGAGAGAGTACCAATTAGGTATGATAAAACATATCTCACAATGTAGCAAAGTGAAGTCACTTCATGtgagaaagatagagagagtcATAAAGGTGCTATTGTACCATACCCTCGTAGCTCAGAGAATCTTTTACCAAGATACACATACTTCAAGGCAAAAGATCATTGTTTGGCTGTGTGACTTTTTTACTAGTATGAAGGCCAATAGAAACACTTATAGGGCATTAAtatggatgaattttttttttttttttttcataggagATGAGTGGTATATGAATTGAGATCGGACTCAGTCGATgcgattcaatttgattttaaaatcgtATGTATGAGTAGCTTAAGCCTTCTATCAAGTATGACATACAATATTAGAATAGAATCGACTGAAATGCAAAAAAtcatgtaaccaaccccatttaattgagATAAGAATAAACTGTTATTATTGTTGCAGTATATGGATATGTTTTATCAAAACAATGTATGTATGAATATAACCCGATCAACTCCATCAATGCATCACCAAGGCCGGTTCAATATCAGTAATTATTcacaaaaataatgataaaataaatgggaaaaaatggACTATTTAAATAATGGTATTTACTATTTAATATTTAAGGTGGGCCACCACACAATGGTGAAGGGTGGTCTAGGTATTTTATTACCATGTAAGAACAGTGGAATAGAAGGTGAAAGCCAAATGTTCGGTTGCATGAAGCAGCCAAGTTCCGGAGACTCCACCTATTGCGATCCGCATCTTTCTTGTGGGCGGGCGCCTTCCGCCAGTTTCCCGACAATCCCAACGGCGAGGAGTTGAGAGTGGAGAATATGATGAGTGATTATTGTCTGCAGTGATTGTAGTTGTACGGTGAGTATCAGATGATTGAGAATATTGGAGCACACATTTTGAGGTTCTCTCAGCCattcgatgctcactgcactatCGCACTCACTG
This window encodes:
- the LOC122081161 gene encoding phospholipase A1 PLIP1, chloroplastic; translated protein: MACSSMSIYGSSIATSTKDILKEQNGVGLRGRSGIGRTMSESHLRLRSVNRIRAASVEPKLRKSRSMGIFPTHLLGSNSSRPLLSDAMGEEMTSVGSPEVGIELGERESEMEKEKKANWVERLLELRGRWRNRQPKEQMDEEEGEGDGNGDKGGCEVDYSSDGEEEQRRSFDQESFSRLLVRVSWSDTKQFSQLAFLSNLAYGIEDIKAEDLRKSYNLHYVTSSLEKKANVASNKVKLDHDHARMETDSASNSDPSSKKGTEFKHKQSISSSITYEVAASAASYIHSHSKGLLSLGLESCPEDVKMEPCGERDDILDGGFFTPIYNYEVAAYMVTSTMTAVVAAEEEAKQEAARELQSLHSSPCEWFICDDPSTYTRCFIIQGSDSLASWQANLFFEPTKFEGTDVAVHRGIYEAAKGIYKQFMPEILKHLKRYGERAKLRFTGHSLGGSLSLLVSLMLLARGVINPSFLLPVVTFGSPSIFCGGQRILDKLGLNESHVHSVIMHRDIVPRAFSCNYPTRAVQILKRLNGSFRSHPCLNKHKLLYSPMGQLYILQPDDKLSPPHPLLPPGSALYALDKTRCESQAEMTSALRAFLNSPHPLETLSEPKAYGSEGTIHRDHTSSNYIRVLNWVLWQHTKLAVRQTRRQRLHDLWPVLATSPSDQPWSHGGYLNNHRLVIKEVVADV